In a single window of the Planctomycetia bacterium genome:
- a CDS encoding HD domain-containing protein codes for MANQKKLKSVSIDAAETLVTFAPVDVAVYLPGADGSAPVLYREEGSGLQKPDFKRLRRTGVQTILVHGDDLGKYETMLEDNLSSLLMDASIPADHKASCVHSVGTAVVRELISSEDTSQSIDRASHFLDTIMEGVLSQPTVAANLLCMSGHHQTTASHMFAVSTLAVLLGAEVFGRDHKTLRELGLAGMLHDLGKLQIDRAILNKQTPLTTEELRIIQHHPIESVRLIGANPEVSETVKQMILQHHERYDGRGYPLGLGGNDLLTGSKIISIVDAFHALIGRRSYRQGMSPVDAARVLMYQKGSQFDPELYSVWIRLFHKCWQSQETIADQPASEEDGGHSFHSDHRQEKTSDTPRSQPRLMCRGRAEVQCVHVGKLLDGGEGATKVVAPLQDLSRGGLCMWTDRPMYRGEVVHVRLEAGGNLVWVRGLVSWCRRDNTKSNYKTGVKFLERISEDQVHEKLPVRPVNDPRLFPETLSLSQKEVEDESA; via the coding sequence GTGGCGAACCAGAAAAAACTCAAATCAGTATCAATCGACGCCGCCGAAACATTAGTCACCTTCGCCCCGGTCGACGTCGCCGTGTATCTCCCCGGCGCCGACGGCAGCGCCCCCGTACTCTACCGCGAAGAAGGCTCCGGTCTGCAAAAGCCGGACTTCAAGCGCCTCCGTCGCACCGGCGTCCAGACGATCCTCGTCCACGGCGACGACCTCGGCAAATACGAGACCATGCTCGAAGACAACCTCTCGAGCCTCCTCATGGACGCATCCATCCCCGCCGACCACAAGGCCTCCTGCGTCCACAGCGTCGGCACCGCCGTTGTCCGGGAGCTCATCAGCAGCGAGGACACCTCGCAGTCGATCGACCGCGCCTCTCACTTCCTCGACACGATCATGGAAGGCGTCCTGTCCCAGCCCACCGTCGCGGCGAACCTCCTCTGCATGAGCGGCCACCACCAGACAACCGCCAGTCACATGTTCGCCGTCTCCACCCTCGCCGTCCTGCTGGGCGCCGAGGTCTTCGGACGCGACCACAAGACACTCCGCGAACTCGGCCTCGCCGGCATGTTGCACGATCTCGGCAAACTCCAGATCGACCGCGCCATCCTGAATAAGCAGACACCCCTGACAACGGAAGAACTGCGGATCATCCAGCATCACCCCATCGAGTCCGTTCGACTCATCGGCGCCAACCCCGAGGTGTCGGAAACAGTCAAGCAGATGATCCTCCAGCATCACGAGCGCTACGACGGCCGCGGTTACCCCCTGGGACTTGGCGGCAACGACCTCCTGACCGGCAGCAAGATCATCTCCATCGTCGACGCCTTCCACGCCCTGATTGGTCGCAGAAGCTATCGCCAGGGAATGTCGCCCGTCGACGCCGCCCGCGTGCTGATGTACCAGAAGGGATCGCAGTTCGACCCGGAACTTTACTCCGTCTGGATCAGACTGTTCCACAAGTGCTGGCAATCGCAGGAGACGATTGCCGATCAGCCAGCCTCAGAAGAAGACGGCGGACACTCATTCCACAGCGATCATCGTCAGGAAAAAACCTCCGACACACCCCGCTCGCAGCCCAGGCTCATGTGCCGCGGACGCGCCGAGGTGCAATGTGTCCACGTCGGCAAACTTCTCGACGGTGGAGAAGGCGCTACCAAAGTCGTCGCGCCCCTCCAGGATCTGTCGCGTGGCGGCCTTTGCATGTGGACCGATCGACCGATGTATCGAGGCGAAGTCGTACACGTGAGACTGGAGGCCGGCGGCAATCTGGTCTGGGTGCGTGGTCTGGTGAGCTGGTGTCGCCGGGACAACACCAAGTCGAACTACAAGACCGGCGTGAAATTCCTGGAGCGAATCTCCGAAGACCAGGTTCACGAAAAATTACCCGTACGGCCCGTGAATGATCCCCGCCTCTTCCCCGAAACCCTGAGCCTGTCACAGAAAGAAGTCGAGGACGAGTCGGCATAG
- a CDS encoding glycosyltransferase family 4 protein, with protein sequence MDNTVVCLMFDDSVAERIPSAIRSLQIGLIDEQVTPVLTVPDSPMCTDLAVGPTAVIPYRPDRWPRLSRESDAAHSIVAQLRSLKLEGPPLIHCFGGPGTFRTARELADLADGQMIVSVFSIEEAAEFGARPGADQVRALFLPSTAMAEATEGRLPKGCRSLVVPLGVSHENTAKEPGAEEVRPMLVFAGPLGSASSLMILLRGLRRLIETYPWLLLFVIGKGPAEHALRGAAEDLDVAASVIFTGRIEYFRNVLSEGQIFCVPNWDGGYREETVHAMSAGTAIVAARGGPHDGLVHEETAILHEEGDEDGFVSAVTRLLGDPGVGSRLGKNARAFAREHFSVSKMSLGYAAVYHELGGRDRTLSIGDFKG encoded by the coding sequence GTGGACAACACCGTTGTATGTCTGATGTTCGATGACTCCGTCGCGGAGCGGATACCCTCGGCGATACGTTCGCTTCAGATCGGGCTCATTGACGAGCAGGTCACTCCGGTCTTGACCGTGCCGGATTCGCCGATGTGCACCGACCTTGCGGTGGGCCCGACGGCGGTCATCCCCTATCGGCCGGATCGCTGGCCACGTCTCAGTCGCGAGTCCGACGCGGCGCATTCGATTGTCGCTCAGCTCCGATCACTCAAGCTGGAAGGCCCGCCGCTGATCCACTGCTTCGGAGGTCCGGGCACGTTTCGGACGGCGCGAGAACTGGCGGACTTGGCCGACGGGCAGATGATCGTCAGCGTGTTTTCGATTGAGGAGGCGGCCGAGTTTGGGGCTCGGCCCGGCGCCGATCAGGTACGCGCGCTGTTTCTACCTTCTACGGCGATGGCGGAAGCGACGGAAGGTCGACTGCCGAAAGGGTGTCGAAGTCTGGTCGTCCCATTGGGCGTTTCGCACGAGAACACGGCGAAGGAGCCCGGCGCTGAAGAGGTGCGCCCGATGCTCGTCTTCGCGGGGCCATTGGGATCGGCTTCGAGTCTGATGATTCTCCTGCGCGGCCTGCGCCGGTTGATTGAGACGTATCCGTGGCTGTTGCTCTTTGTCATCGGGAAGGGGCCGGCCGAGCATGCGCTTCGCGGCGCGGCGGAGGACCTTGATGTCGCGGCGAGCGTCATCTTTACGGGGCGCATTGAGTATTTCCGCAATGTACTGAGCGAGGGGCAGATATTCTGCGTTCCGAACTGGGACGGCGGATATCGCGAAGAGACCGTTCATGCGATGAGCGCGGGAACGGCCATCGTCGCGGCCCGTGGCGGCCCCCATGATGGTCTGGTGCACGAGGAGACCGCTATCCTGCATGAGGAGGGCGATGAGGATGGATTCGTCTCGGCCGTGACGCGGCTTTTGGGTGATCCGGGTGTCGGAAGTCGTCTCGGGAAGAATGCGCGGGCCTTCGCGCGCGAGCATTTCTCGGTCTCCAAGATGTCGCTTGGGTATGCGGCTGTTTATCACGAGCTCGGCGGGCGAGATCGGACGCTTTCGATCGGTGATTTCAAAGGGTGA
- a CDS encoding protease complex subunit PrcB family protein, whose protein sequence is MSRMNDDRTAHPARRRVATLLGLIAVTLLISGCHQTRYVANAMPADGEELPILYRVQGVHSHETRAMRIVVRDAATLAQIPIADVPVDFSTQMLLIVTLGRVTSDLYTVDIPRVWREKGRLRVETLLRAPPPGAPVSMASPYCIVVVPQCDLNVADFMTRPPIRDRSWQQSEPPKDWGGKR, encoded by the coding sequence ATGTCCCGCATGAACGACGACCGCACTGCCCATCCAGCGCGACGCCGAGTCGCGACACTGCTCGGCCTGATCGCCGTTACGTTGCTCATCTCCGGCTGCCACCAGACGCGGTACGTCGCTAATGCCATGCCCGCCGACGGCGAAGAATTGCCGATCCTCTATCGCGTCCAGGGCGTCCATTCCCACGAAACCCGCGCCATGCGCATCGTCGTGCGCGATGCCGCGACCCTCGCCCAAATTCCCATCGCCGACGTGCCGGTGGACTTCTCCACCCAGATGCTTCTCATCGTGACGCTCGGCCGAGTCACGTCCGATCTCTACACCGTGGACATCCCGCGCGTCTGGCGCGAAAAGGGCCGTTTGCGTGTCGAAACATTGCTGCGTGCCCCGCCTCCTGGGGCGCCCGTCTCCATGGCCAGTCCCTACTGCATCGTCGTCGTTCCGCAGTGCGACCTGAACGTCGCCGACTTCATGACCCGCCCGCCGATTCGAGACCGATCATGGCAGCAAAGCGAACCGCCCAAGGATTGGGGCGGCAAGCGCTGA
- a CDS encoding prepilin-type N-terminal cleavage/methylation domain-containing protein codes for MNQRAIRKAFTLIELLTVMAIITLLIGILTPALGAARDRARATAVRAQLNAMEVGLEAFTSDEDGFPPSNANLMASDINNPGAGTDVGNIVDWEVTDGAALLQGAHLLVDALVGRDFLGYDPKAPGAGAPSTYNRWDSTNDRRKPYIPADGVDVTSVNEPPEDAFGTVPDTPVPNKAQPTIDNLICRVFRDKFGWPILYYRANPTATQNTPIIQTGTNPGSANYGDGVYDGVDNEVFTSHTCTAPAPAVPLPTEHRVCDANIAMTVQVNYGPTLDNRSRFAEFIRSFRASTFDTTNPNDIIKPRPVRSDRFILWSAGKDGIYGNLDDVANFQVLSTER; via the coding sequence ATGAACCAGCGGGCTATACGTAAAGCATTTACCCTCATCGAGTTGCTCACCGTGATGGCCATCATCACCCTCCTCATCGGCATCCTCACGCCCGCCCTCGGTGCCGCACGAGACCGTGCCCGGGCGACCGCCGTCAGGGCCCAGCTTAACGCCATGGAAGTCGGCCTTGAGGCCTTCACCAGCGACGAGGACGGCTTCCCGCCCTCCAATGCAAATCTGATGGCCAGCGACATCAACAATCCAGGGGCCGGAACCGACGTCGGCAATATCGTCGATTGGGAAGTGACCGACGGCGCGGCGCTGCTCCAGGGGGCACACCTGCTGGTCGATGCACTCGTCGGCCGCGACTTTCTTGGCTACGACCCCAAGGCCCCCGGCGCAGGCGCGCCCAGCACCTACAATCGCTGGGACTCCACCAATGACCGCCGCAAGCCCTACATTCCCGCCGACGGCGTCGACGTAACCTCCGTCAACGAGCCGCCGGAAGACGCCTTCGGAACCGTTCCGGACACGCCCGTCCCCAACAAGGCCCAGCCTACGATCGACAACCTCATCTGCCGCGTCTTCCGCGACAAGTTCGGCTGGCCGATTCTCTACTACCGGGCAAACCCGACCGCCACACAGAACACCCCGATCATTCAGACGGGGACCAATCCCGGCTCTGCCAACTATGGCGACGGCGTTTATGATGGGGTCGACAACGAGGTCTTCACTAGTCACACATGTACGGCGCCGGCGCCCGCTGTGCCCCTGCCCACGGAGCATCGGGTTTGCGATGCAAACATCGCTATGACGGTCCAGGTGAACTATGGACCCACGCTGGACAATCGCAGCCGCTTCGCGGAGTTCATCCGCTCCTTCCGGGCAAGCACTTTTGACACGACGAACCCGAATGACATTATCAAGCCCCGGCCGGTCCGCTCCGACCGCTTCATCCTCTGGTCCGCCGGCAAGGACGGCATCTACGGCAACCTCGACGACGTTGCCAACTTCCAGGTCCTCTCCACCGAGCGCTAA
- a CDS encoding TIGR03960 family B12-binding radical SAM protein, whose product MTFMVSDVTSEKRGLGSRVSEELLPFIKQPGQYIGREINQLVSDGDWDRADVRVVVAFPDAYTIGMSHLGCQIIYWLCNHTPGVCAERAYCPWIDAEARMRHQRLPLFTWDTRQPVGDADILAVSLQYELGFTNLLMMLDLAGIPLMASERDDSHPLVIAGGPQADNPEPVSAFVDLVVIGDGEESMAAILALYKELKASGVRRRAMIEIMARKFPWIYAPSMYEVSYNEDGTIRRMTSSLSSDPTFIRPIERCQTPDFENAAFPTRPIVPFVEVVHDRMAIEVMRGCPQRCRFCHAGYTKRPVGVRSVAKILEIAEKQYWSTGNTELGLLSLSTADYPHLRELAGRVNEHFAGRHVNISMPSLRVDKMLQNIPWMANQVRKGGITIAVEAASDRLRAAIRKKVTDGNLMDGITEVYKAGWNRIKTYFMVGFPGETIDDIRGIHQLCVEMSNARRALGKAPAKINGSVGWLVPKPYTPFQWAAQPRVEYFIEARRILADASRRVRGRAVSVKTHDPQRSILEAVLSRGDRRLSATILAAYRGGARFDGWDECFSYGHWLRAFDSTGVNPDWYAHRERGYDEVLPWDHIHGGPARDYLQGQYDDVYVKTEQSPPAQGVLPLPLLAS is encoded by the coding sequence GTGACGTTCATGGTATCCGACGTGACAAGTGAGAAGCGGGGGCTGGGGTCGCGCGTCAGCGAGGAATTGCTCCCCTTCATCAAGCAGCCCGGCCAGTATATCGGTCGTGAGATCAATCAGTTGGTGAGCGACGGCGACTGGGATCGCGCGGACGTGCGTGTGGTGGTGGCCTTTCCGGATGCCTATACGATCGGGATGTCTCACCTGGGGTGCCAGATCATTTATTGGCTGTGCAATCACACGCCGGGGGTCTGTGCCGAGCGGGCGTATTGTCCGTGGATCGACGCGGAGGCGCGGATGCGGCACCAGCGGTTGCCGCTTTTCACATGGGACACGCGGCAGCCGGTGGGCGATGCCGACATTCTGGCAGTCAGTCTACAGTATGAATTGGGGTTCACGAATCTGCTGATGATGCTGGACCTGGCGGGGATTCCGCTGATGGCCTCGGAGCGCGACGACTCGCATCCGCTGGTGATCGCGGGGGGGCCGCAGGCGGATAATCCGGAGCCGGTGTCGGCGTTTGTCGATCTCGTGGTCATCGGCGACGGCGAGGAGTCGATGGCGGCGATCCTCGCGCTCTACAAGGAGCTGAAGGCGAGCGGGGTGCGCCGGCGGGCGATGATCGAGATCATGGCGCGGAAGTTTCCGTGGATTTACGCGCCGTCGATGTACGAGGTCAGTTACAACGAGGACGGGACGATCCGCCGGATGACGTCGTCGCTGTCGAGCGATCCGACTTTCATTCGACCGATCGAGCGGTGCCAGACGCCTGACTTTGAGAACGCGGCTTTTCCGACGCGGCCGATCGTGCCGTTTGTCGAGGTGGTTCACGACCGGATGGCGATCGAGGTGATGCGCGGTTGTCCGCAGCGGTGCCGGTTCTGCCACGCGGGATACACCAAGCGGCCGGTGGGTGTGCGGAGCGTTGCGAAGATTCTGGAGATCGCCGAGAAGCAATACTGGTCGACGGGCAATACGGAGCTGGGACTGCTGTCACTTTCGACGGCGGATTATCCGCATTTGCGCGAACTGGCGGGTCGGGTGAACGAGCACTTCGCGGGGCGGCACGTGAATATCTCGATGCCGTCGCTGCGCGTGGACAAGATGCTGCAGAACATTCCGTGGATGGCGAATCAGGTTCGCAAGGGCGGGATCACGATCGCGGTGGAGGCGGCGTCGGATCGGCTTCGCGCGGCGATTCGCAAGAAGGTGACCGACGGCAACCTGATGGACGGCATCACCGAGGTCTATAAGGCGGGGTGGAATCGGATCAAGACGTATTTCATGGTCGGTTTCCCGGGCGAGACGATCGACGATATTCGCGGCATTCATCAACTGTGCGTGGAGATGTCCAACGCGCGCAGGGCGCTGGGCAAGGCGCCGGCGAAGATCAACGGCAGCGTCGGGTGGCTGGTGCCCAAGCCGTACACGCCGTTTCAATGGGCGGCGCAGCCCCGCGTGGAGTACTTCATCGAGGCGCGGCGCATTCTCGCCGACGCGTCGCGGCGTGTTCGCGGCCGGGCGGTATCGGTCAAGACCCACGATCCTCAGCGGAGCATCCTGGAGGCGGTGCTTTCGAGAGGTGACAGGCGGTTGTCTGCGACCATCCTGGCGGCCTATCGAGGGGGCGCTCGCTTCGACGGTTGGGATGAGTGTTTCTCTTACGGGCACTGGCTGCGGGCGTTCGACAGTACGGGCGTCAATCCGGATTGGTACGCCCATCGCGAGCGCGGCTATGACGAGGTACTGCCGTGGGATCATATTCACGGTGGACCGGCGCGGGATTATCTGCAGGGGCAGTACGACGACGTCTATGTGAAGACGGAGCAGTCGCCACCTGCGCAGGGCGTGTTGCCGCTGCCGCTTCTTGCTTCGTAA
- a CDS encoding FG-GAP repeat protein, producing MKRLLNVRKLCLWTVLGASSLALTIGTTCPTTGDNTRPVVPPGNRPPRIVITNVTTPGGSSLAEQGDPVSIAFTAEDAEDAAVARVFVSTEANPTPAQEIAVLAGFPVGPGSANGVAIWDTGTAPTGIYNIFAEIDDRTLDPFSGTGNPAVRVTWLSTIIVSPPGTAPTNGPPLLVPKLPSIDLGLGNEDTLIVRFDVSDPNAGDSIALTILLDTDRDPSNDAAGQPIELDTTTILASTAPTNAPLQVERIIEINLANIPLRRETDQFGRPLPYFVRIRANDGRGGVVNAYTQGAVRLLASASGVVDMLTVGGRVAGATFQGFGGNTTNPRKGDHAGSTFAPLGDMDLDGIDDFAIVAEAASPFGNPNVGHVYAIYGRPRSINPDLPNSGFFQGRLSGILDLNTVGTFVPFPSSDPRYRNFFKIRGQSMPHSHESGTGSPSLGITSLVAMPDETGDFRPEMFVGAPLARNIIDVEDVDPCDACRQDGNFHCLGVDIQEQLTGSVANLPQNAIPSNVWAPRNPDQLFTNATPNIDLTLGTKRIVSIDSLRVEFSGQVPNTMGVVNFDIEVLLEGQCGPSRTVSVTTDMGGGFEDTTTFVTFNVNPVMEFPVGQGDALPPSIYDGLFTVFFRPSIAVEFASVDATVTATTRNETDVPFLFRYFDGLPRPISDNTTCGSLTPNGIDPAALNFSVSSAFDFTTQGPSCPPINRAAMALSSAAKSTPLPILFTTPADPLSGDPDILLVGNGVYNLHIDGHVCDDVNAVFGNQASNPGDDLIGPYESGIVYCTVSNELLTTINEQGTWQGDGCPVQPLGQFGQDYGGCLNDAIRGARFRGAWYHPYNPSDSVGSDGERDFVYDPFSLFGYTVDAMPDINTIFGASELIISAPGGGMVEAAQQDLSPQLAGLYWVDNSPPFPNPPILTSNIAAFDLNTEFGRVLQATLRIRGRFNVPMMPNHVAKNLPRLRLSLNDSMGFPVFGADSTLMMWEGGGTVPMGHNGGELLYKRFFGNFMSPLPLPPALQCHNYEFSYPFGVDITLPSEADLSLGVSPAILPLLTTVGNLLSSGEGTLTLEILEDCTIRDSSVEITEATFTVVGLVPGWGNVTLIEGQDFTDDETISGLCNSGFVATNGDPEGGAARPMSWPSTGCDSVPGHSWREYCYPQGVAYLTGEARGDAFGWARYAGDVDFDGVADIICGAPLSNNDPFAPDLDNCPCGPMVALQFFGCSDRIGFDEPAPLNNNGKGYLIYGEAVLQNGPPCRYERFEIRGTHDDDQFGRVQGRAGDMNGDSIDDVFFAAENYDATGGFGGVQARGADAGFVGILFGNFTLTGEVAINAEQLGTGSFHGCKFIGGSAGVRLGGSEPAKVDATYYPVTPPIVPSRYELIKPIIDRGQSGVSTAGDFNLDGVDDILITAPGQDWPGAKIEFTSGVPDGSTITINGRVFEFDTGGGVTPGRVPVPVTTATAQGAQMALFSILETSQADQTLNIAAVTSRTDFPDPLPDTPTITFLAGTPSGFAVSSSTPAVLATQFIRKGVAYLVFGDDVLLTDKTFYLPEDLNRQVGGSRVLQGVVFVSSFEKNTAAENDGIYDPAETPDEAPIEAVSAAGDVDGDGFPDILLGAPRADFINIVAPNQRRQSSGEAYLIYGNDFGLNGGSAP from the coding sequence ATGAAACGCCTTTTGAACGTGCGCAAGCTCTGTCTCTGGACCGTCCTGGGCGCAAGTAGCCTCGCCCTGACGATCGGCACGACGTGCCCGACGACCGGCGACAACACGCGCCCCGTCGTCCCTCCCGGCAACCGCCCGCCGCGCATTGTCATTACCAACGTCACTACACCTGGCGGTTCATCTCTTGCCGAACAAGGCGATCCTGTCTCGATCGCATTCACTGCAGAGGACGCAGAGGACGCCGCAGTTGCCCGGGTATTCGTTTCTACTGAGGCAAATCCGACCCCTGCGCAGGAGATCGCGGTTCTCGCTGGTTTTCCCGTGGGCCCTGGTTCTGCAAACGGCGTGGCCATCTGGGACACCGGTACCGCGCCTACTGGCATATACAACATCTTTGCTGAAATTGACGATCGCACGCTCGATCCGTTTTCTGGAACGGGAAACCCTGCGGTTCGCGTTACTTGGCTTTCCACAATTATCGTCTCTCCGCCTGGAACAGCGCCCACCAACGGTCCGCCGCTTCTCGTACCAAAGCTGCCCAGCATCGATCTCGGCCTTGGTAATGAAGACACTTTGATTGTGCGATTCGATGTATCTGATCCCAACGCGGGAGACTCTATTGCGCTGACCATTTTACTTGACACCGATCGTGACCCGTCTAACGACGCCGCCGGACAACCGATTGAGCTGGACACTACAACAATCCTAGCAAGCACGGCCCCGACGAATGCTCCGTTACAGGTCGAGCGCATCATTGAAATCAACTTGGCGAACATCCCACTGCGACGTGAGACAGATCAGTTTGGACGGCCATTACCTTATTTTGTTCGAATCCGCGCCAACGATGGGCGCGGCGGGGTAGTAAACGCTTACACCCAAGGTGCCGTCCGACTCCTTGCGTCTGCATCGGGCGTAGTTGACATGTTGACGGTCGGCGGACGCGTCGCCGGCGCAACATTCCAAGGCTTCGGAGGAAACACTACGAATCCTCGCAAGGGCGACCATGCAGGCAGCACGTTTGCGCCGCTAGGTGACATGGACTTGGACGGCATCGATGACTTCGCCATAGTCGCCGAGGCAGCCAGCCCGTTCGGCAACCCCAATGTCGGACATGTCTACGCGATTTACGGACGACCACGCTCAATCAATCCGGACTTGCCCAATTCTGGGTTCTTCCAGGGCCGATTGTCGGGCATTCTTGACCTCAACACAGTGGGTACATTCGTCCCGTTTCCCTCGTCGGACCCGCGATATCGCAACTTCTTCAAGATTCGCGGCCAATCAATGCCGCACTCACATGAATCTGGCACAGGATCTCCGTCCCTTGGGATTACGTCGCTCGTAGCAATGCCGGATGAAACCGGCGATTTCCGGCCCGAAATGTTTGTTGGTGCCCCATTGGCACGCAACATTATTGACGTCGAAGATGTCGATCCCTGTGACGCTTGCCGGCAAGATGGAAACTTTCATTGCCTGGGAGTAGACATTCAAGAACAGTTAACAGGTTCTGTTGCAAACCTGCCCCAGAATGCGATTCCGAGCAACGTTTGGGCCCCTAGGAATCCGGATCAATTATTCACCAATGCCACCCCTAATATCGATCTCACATTGGGCACTAAACGCATCGTAAGTATTGACAGTCTGCGAGTTGAATTCAGCGGGCAAGTACCGAATACGATGGGCGTCGTCAACTTTGACATTGAGGTTCTCCTTGAAGGCCAATGTGGGCCCTCGAGAACCGTCTCAGTTACGACTGACATGGGTGGCGGATTCGAGGACACGACAACTTTCGTGACATTCAATGTGAACCCAGTAATGGAATTCCCGGTTGGCCAGGGGGATGCGCTGCCGCCATCTATATACGATGGACTGTTTACCGTCTTTTTCAGGCCCAGCATTGCCGTCGAGTTCGCCTCAGTTGATGCTACAGTTACTGCGACTACGCGTAACGAAACAGATGTCCCGTTCCTGTTTAGATACTTCGACGGTTTGCCAAGACCAATTTCTGACAATACCACTTGCGGATCCTTGACTCCGAACGGAATTGACCCAGCCGCACTGAATTTTTCTGTCAGTTCGGCTTTCGACTTTACGACCCAGGGGCCATCCTGCCCTCCCATTAATCGCGCGGCGATGGCGCTGTCCTCCGCGGCAAAATCGACACCGCTACCGATCCTATTTACGACTCCGGCCGATCCACTAAGCGGCGATCCTGACATTCTTCTGGTTGGCAATGGTGTCTATAATCTGCACATAGATGGACATGTCTGTGATGATGTCAATGCTGTTTTCGGAAACCAGGCCAGCAATCCCGGTGACGACCTCATCGGCCCTTATGAATCAGGAATCGTCTACTGTACCGTCAGTAATGAGCTTCTCACCACAATTAACGAACAGGGAACATGGCAAGGGGACGGATGCCCCGTGCAACCACTGGGACAGTTCGGACAAGACTACGGAGGCTGCTTGAACGACGCTATTCGCGGCGCTCGATTCAGGGGAGCTTGGTATCATCCATACAATCCGTCTGACAGCGTCGGATCCGACGGCGAACGCGACTTTGTCTATGACCCTTTTTCGCTCTTCGGATACACAGTAGACGCGATGCCTGACATCAACACTATTTTTGGTGCCAGCGAGTTGATTATCTCGGCTCCGGGGGGCGGAATGGTCGAGGCGGCCCAACAGGACCTTTCACCGCAGCTCGCCGGACTGTACTGGGTTGATAATAGTCCGCCGTTTCCCAATCCGCCCATACTCACAAGCAATATCGCCGCATTCGACCTTAATACCGAGTTTGGTAGAGTGCTCCAGGCGACTTTGCGCATTCGTGGTCGCTTTAATGTTCCGATGATGCCCAATCATGTTGCAAAAAACCTCCCTAGGCTTCGATTGAGCTTAAACGATTCTATGGGATTCCCCGTTTTTGGAGCGGATTCAACGCTTATGATGTGGGAAGGTGGTGGAACTGTTCCAATGGGCCACAACGGCGGGGAACTCCTTTACAAGCGGTTCTTCGGTAATTTTATGTCTCCACTCCCGCTTCCTCCGGCTCTGCAATGCCATAATTACGAATTCTCATATCCGTTTGGTGTTGACATTACCCTTCCTTCGGAAGCTGACCTTTCATTAGGCGTGAGTCCTGCAATACTGCCGCTGCTGACCACTGTCGGCAATTTGTTGTCCTCCGGCGAGGGCACGCTGACGCTCGAAATCCTCGAAGATTGCACCATAAGGGATTCTTCGGTTGAAATTACCGAGGCAACATTTACCGTCGTCGGCCTTGTTCCGGGATGGGGCAATGTCACTCTGATTGAGGGACAGGACTTTACAGACGACGAAACGATAAGTGGCTTATGCAACTCCGGATTCGTTGCGACAAATGGTGATCCAGAAGGCGGTGCCGCTCGGCCGATGTCCTGGCCTTCGACCGGGTGCGATTCAGTTCCCGGCCATTCGTGGCGGGAGTATTGCTACCCTCAAGGTGTAGCCTATTTGACAGGTGAAGCCCGCGGAGATGCCTTTGGGTGGGCAAGATACGCTGGGGATGTTGACTTTGATGGTGTGGCCGACATTATATGCGGCGCACCACTGAGCAATAATGATCCCTTCGCTCCGGACTTGGATAATTGTCCATGTGGCCCCATGGTTGCGTTGCAGTTCTTCGGATGTAGTGACCGAATTGGGTTCGATGAACCTGCTCCGCTGAACAACAACGGAAAGGGATACTTGATCTACGGCGAGGCCGTCCTGCAAAACGGCCCACCCTGCCGCTACGAGCGTTTCGAAATCCGAGGAACGCATGACGACGACCAGTTTGGTCGCGTTCAGGGTCGAGCCGGAGATATGAACGGAGACTCTATTGACGATGTCTTCTTCGCCGCCGAAAACTATGACGCAACGGGCGGATTCGGCGGAGTTCAGGCGCGAGGAGCGGACGCCGGATTCGTCGGGATTCTCTTTGGCAATTTCACCTTGACCGGCGAAGTGGCCATTAATGCCGAACAACTCGGCACGGGCAGTTTTCACGGCTGCAAGTTCATCGGCGGATCAGCCGGCGTAAGACTCGGAGGCAGCGAGCCCGCGAAAGTCGACGCGACGTATTATCCTGTGACGCCACCAATCGTGCCTTCCAGATATGAACTGATCAAGCCAATCATTGACCGAGGGCAATCAGGCGTCTCCACGGCCGGTGACTTCAATCTGGACGGTGTCGATGACATCCTCATTACAGCCCCCGGCCAGGATTGGCCTGGTGCTAAGATCGAATTCACGAGCGGTGTGCCGGACGGATCAACGATTACGATCAACGGACGTGTTTTTGAGTTCGACACGGGTGGTGGTGTTACTCCTGGTCGAGTACCCGTACCCGTTACAACTGCGACGGCACAAGGCGCTCAAATGGCCCTCTTCTCGATTCTCGAGACATCGCAGGCTGATCAAACTCTCAATATCGCCGCGGTTACCTCTAGAACCGATTTCCCGGATCCATTGCCCGACACTCCAACAATTACGTTTCTAGCTGGCACACCTTCCGGGTTTGCCGTTTCGAGTTCAACGCCCGCTGTGCTGGCGACCCAGTTTATTCGAAAGGGCGTGGCATACTTGGTCTTTGGTGATGATGTACTTCTTACCGACAAGACGTTCTACCTGCCCGAAGACCTAAATCGACAAGTCGGCGGCAGTCGCGTACTTCAAGGAGTCGTATTTGTATCGAGCTTCGAAAAGAACACGGCTGCCGAGAACGACGGTATCTACGATCCTGCTGAAACCCCTGACGAAGCACCAATCGAGGCCGTCTCTGCTGCCGGGGACGTTGACGGAGACGGATTTCCCGATATTTTGCTTGGCGCGCCCCGGGCGGACTTCATAAACATTGTCGCCCCCAACCAGCGTCGCCAATCTTCCGGTGAGGCTTATCTCATCTACGGAAACGATTTCGGCCTCAATGGCGGGTCAGCCCCATAG